From a single Miscanthus floridulus cultivar M001 chromosome 8, ASM1932011v1, whole genome shotgun sequence genomic region:
- the LOC136477976 gene encoding protease Do-like 7 isoform X1: protein MESPAKEETGGELAMEIESSVTAEDWRRALSRVVPSVVVLRTTAPRAFDTEVAGASYATGFVVDKSRGIILTNRHVVKPGPVVTEATFVNREEIPVYPLYRDPVHDFGFFRYDPGAIKFLKYDEIPLAPEAASVGLEIRVVGNDSGEKVSILAGTLARLDREAPYYKKDGYNDFNTFYMQAASGTKGGSSGSPVVDCQGRAVALNAGSKSSSASAFFLPLERVVRALNLIHDSWDAFGTKPESVYIPRGTLQATFQHKGFEETRRLGLRNETEQMVRVVSPAGETGMLVVDSVVPEGPAHKHLEPGDVLVCINEEVVTQFLRLETLLDDSVGREIDLQIERGGVPLTVKLQVEDLHSITPNHFLEVSGAVFHPLSYQQARNFRFKCGLVYVAESGYMLSRASVPRHAIIKKLAGEDIAHLDDLIAVLSKLSRGSRVPLEYVKYTDRHRNKSVLVTIDQHEWYAPPQLYTRNDATGLWTGKPAISPESPFLAPAHHANHVDTNSNSVSSLSESSPMDLKCQYDSENLADGCIKMQTDDEIVVDGSHSNEDSLVEKKRRRVDEEIAAEGTLPSYGDLEDVKGGSLRHPSNAEGSELSRTISSNASLSEQVIEPALVMFEVHVPPVCMLDGVHSQHFFGTGVIIYHSERLGLVAVDRNTVAVSISDIMLSFAAYPIEIPGEVVFLHPVHNFALVAYDPSALGAGASVVRAAKLLPEPALRRGDSVYLVGLSRSLQATSRKSIITNPCTAVNIGSADSPRYRAINMEVIELDTDFGSTFSGILTDEQGRVQALWASFSTQERAHKRIKKRTKRRLTGKLKYGCSSSEDHQFVRGIPIYAISQVLEKIISGTQGPFRLINGIKRPMPFVRLLEVELYPTLLSKARSYGLSDNWVQALAKKDPVRRQVLRVKGCLAGSKAENLLEQGDMILAINKEPITCFLDIEKACQELDQSIGSDGVLNMTIFRQGKEIDLIVGTDVRDGNGTTRMVNWCGCIIQDPHSAVRALGFLPEEGHGVYVARWCHGSPVHRYGLYALQWIIEVNGQPTTDLETFIQVVKGLEDGEFVRVRTVHLNGKPRVLTLKQDLHYWPTWELSFEPETATWRRRIIKALQSTKA from the exons ATGGAGAGCCCCGCGAAAGAGGAGACCGGCGGGGAGTTGGCGATGGAGATCGAGTCGTCGGTCACGGCGGAGGACTGGCGCCGCGCGCTCTCCCGCGTTGTGCCATCCGTCGTCGTCCTCCGCACCACCGCGCCGCGCGCCTTTGACACCGAGGTCGCGGGCGCCAGCTACGCCACGGGGTTCGTCGTTGACAAGTCCCGCGGCATCATCCTCACTAACCGCCATGTCGTTAAGCCAG GGCCTGTGGTCACGGAGGCCACGTTCGTGAACAGGGAAGAGATCCCTGTGTACCCCCTGTACAGAGATCCT GTACATGATTTTGGTTTTTTTCGCTATGATCCAGGTGCCATTAAGTTTCTTAAGTATGATGAGATTCCGCTGGCACCTGAAGCAGCATCAGTCGGGCTAGAAATCCGGGTTGTCGGAAATGACAGCGGGGAAAAG GTTTCAATTTTGGCAGGAACACTTGCTCGACTTGATAGAGAAGCACCATACTACAAAAA GGATGGATATAATGATTTCAATACATTTTATATGCAG GCTGCATCTGGTACTAAAGGTGGCTCAAGTGGTTCACCTGTTGTTGATTGCCAAGGAAGGGCTGTTGCCCTGAATGCTGGAAGCAAATCTTCCAGTGCCTCTGCCTTCTTCCTTCCATTAGAACGT GTTGTCAGAGCACTGAATTTGATACATGATAGTTGGGATGCATTTGGTACCAAGCCAGAATCTGTTTATATTCCACGTGGTACACTTCAG GCTACCTTTCAGCACAAAGGATTTGAAGAAACTCGGCGTCTTGGCCTCCGGAATGAAACCGAGCAG ATGGTGCGTGTAGTTTCTCCAGCAGGCGAGACTGGAATGCTGGTTGTTGATTCAGTG GTACCTGAAGGCCCTGCGCATAAACATTTGGAACCTGGTGATGTTCTAGTATGCATCAATGAGGAG GTTGTAACTCAGTTTCTTAGATTGGAGACTTTACTTGATGATAGTGTTGGCAGGGAAATTGATTTGCAGATAGAGAGGGGTGGAGTTCCTTTAACAGTAAAGCTGCAG GTTGAGGATTTGCACTCTATAACTCCAAATCATTTCTTGGAAGTTAGTGGTGCTGTCTTCCATCCACTGTCATATCAGCAG GCTAGAAACTTCCGATTCAAATGTGGTCTCGTATATGTTGCTGAATCAGG GTACATGCTCTCTCGGGCATCTGTTCCACGCCATGCCATTATTAAAAAACTTGCAGGAGAGGATATTGCACATTTAGATGACCTTATTGCAGTTCTTTCAAAATTGTCTAGGGGATCACGAGTGCCTCTAGAATATGTCAAATACACTGACCGTCACCGGAACAAA TCTGTACTGGTGACAATCGATCAACATGAATGGTATGCGCCACCTCAGTTATATACTCGAAATGATGCAACTGGCTTATGGACTGGAAAACCAGCTATATCACCGGAATCTCCATTTTTAGCTCCAGCTCATCATGCTAATCATGTGGACACAAACTCAAACTCTGTTTCATCTTTATCTGAATCTAGTCCTATGGATCTCAAGTGCCAGTATGATTCTGAGAACCTGGCAGACGGATGCATCAAAATGCAAACTGATGATGAAATTGTTGTAGATGGATCTCACTCTAACGAAGATTCTCTTGTTGAGAAAAAAAGGCGACGCGTGGATGAGGAGATAGCTGCTGAGGGAACTTTACCATCTTATGGAGATCTAGAGGATGTAAAAGGTGGTTCTTTGAGGCATCCTTCCAATGCAGAAGGCTCTGAACTTTCTCGAACAATATCAAGTAATGCATCATTGTCAGAACAAGTAATTGAACCAGCCCTTGTAATGTTTGAG GTGCATGTGCCGCCTGTTTGCATGCTTGATGGAGTTCACTCTCAACATTTCTTTGGAACAGGGGTTATAATATATCATTCTGAACGTCTGGGTCTGGTTGCAGTTGATAGGAATACGGTTGCTGTATCTATCTCTGATATAATGCTTTCATTTGCTGCATATCCCATTGAAATACCTGGAGAG GTTGTTTTCCTCCATCCTGTTCACAACTTTGCCCTGGTCGCTTATGATCCTTCTGCACTAGGAGCTGGAGCATCTGTTGTCCGGGCTGCTAAGCTTCTACCAG AACCTGCTTTGCGACGAGGAGATTCTGTCTATCTAGTTGGGCTTAGTAGAAGCTTACAGGCAACATCAAGGAAATCAATTATAACTAATCCTTGCACAGCTGTTAATATTGGGTCAGCTGATTCTCCTCGATACCGTGCAATAAATATGGAGGTCATTGAGCTCGATACTG attttggTAGCACATTTTCGGGCATATTAACTGATGAGCAAGGAAGAGTTCAAGCATTATGGGCTAGCTTTTCTACCCAG GAACGCGCACACAAAAgaataaagaaaagaacaaaacGCCGGCTTACGGGCAAG TTGAAATATGGTTGCAGCAGCTCAGAGGACCATCAGTTTGTTAGAGGCATACCAATATATGCAATAAGCCAAGTACTTGAGAAGATTATCTCTGGAACTCAAGGACCTTTTAGGCTTATCAACGGAATAAAGAGGCCAATGCCATTTGTCAGACTTTTGGAGGTGGAACTATATCCAACTTTGCTATCCAAGGCAAGAAGTTACGGATTGAGTGATAACTGGGTGCAG GCCCTTGCGAAGAAGGATCCTGTGCGTAGACAAGTCCTGCGGGTGAAAGGTTGTTTGGCTGGATCGAAAGCAGAAAATCTTCTAGAGCAGGGAGATATGATTCTTGCTATCAACAAGGAGCCAATTACATGCTTCCTTGACATTGAGAAGGCTTGCCAAGAGTTGGACCAATCCATTGGGTCAGATGGAGTGCTTAACATGACAATATTCCGTCAG GGAAAAGAAATCGACCTTATTGTTGGAACTGATGTAAGAGATGGCAATGGTACAACCCGAATGGTTAATTGGTGTGGATGCATTATCCAGGATCCTCATTCAGCAGTGCGTGCACTTGGCTTTTTGCCAGAAGAAGGTCATGGTGTTTATGTTGCTAG ATGGTGTCATGGAAGTCCGGTACATAGATATGGCCTCTATGCTCTCCAGTGGATCATCGAAGTTAATGGGCAACCAACAACGGATCTGGAAACCTTTATACAGGTGGTGAAG GGTCTCGAAGATGGTGAATTTGTTAGGGTGAGGACTGTCCATTTGAATGGAAAGCCTCGCGTACTTACTCTAAAACAGGACCTTCACTACTGGCCGACCTGGGAGCTCAGCTTTGAACCAGAAACTGCTACATGGCGGAGGAGAATAATAAAAGCATTGCAATCAACTAAGGCGTGA
- the LOC136477976 gene encoding protease Do-like 7 isoform X2: MESPAKEETGGELAMEIESSVTAEDWRRALSRVVPSVVVLRTTAPRAFDTEVAGASYATGFVVDKSRGIILTNRHVVKPGPVVTEATFVNREEIPVYPLYRDPVHDFGFFRYDPGAIKFLKYDEIPLAPEAASVGLEIRVVGNDSGEKVSILAGTLARLDREAPYYKKDGYNDFNTFYMQAASGTKGGSSGSPVVDCQGRAVALNAGSKSSSASAFFLPLERVVRALNLIHDSWDAFGTKPESVYIPRGTLQATFQHKGFEETRRLGLRNETEQMVRVVSPAGETGMLVVDSVVPEGPAHKHLEPGDVLVCINEEVVTQFLRLETLLDDSVGREIDLQIERGGVPLTVKLQVEDLHSITPNHFLEVSGAVFHPLSYQQARNFRFKCGLVYVAESGYMLSRASVPRHAIIKKLAGEDIAHLDDLIAVLSKLSRGSRVPLEYVKYTDRHRNKSVLVTIDQHEWYAPPQLYTRNDATGLWTGKPAISPESPFLAPAHHANHVDTNSNSVSSLSESSPMDLKCQYDSENLADGCIKMQTDDEIVVDGSHSNEDSLVEKKRRRVDEEIAAEGTLPSYGDLEDVKGGSLRHPSNAEGSELSRTISSNASLSEQVIEPALVMFEVHVPPVCMLDGVHSQHFFGTGVIIYHSERLGLVAVDRNTVAVSISDIMLSFAAYPIEIPGEVVFLHPVHNFALVAYDPSALGAGASVVRAAKLLPEPALRRGDSVYLVGLSRSLQATSRKSIITNPCTAVNIGSADSPRYRAINMEVIELDTDFGSTFSGILTDEQGRVQALWASFSTQLKYGCSSSEDHQFVRGIPIYAISQVLEKIISGTQGPFRLINGIKRPMPFVRLLEVELYPTLLSKARSYGLSDNWVQALAKKDPVRRQVLRVKGCLAGSKAENLLEQGDMILAINKEPITCFLDIEKACQELDQSIGSDGVLNMTIFRQGKEIDLIVGTDVRDGNGTTRMVNWCGCIIQDPHSAVRALGFLPEEGHGVYVARWCHGSPVHRYGLYALQWIIEVNGQPTTDLETFIQVVKGLEDGEFVRVRTVHLNGKPRVLTLKQDLHYWPTWELSFEPETATWRRRIIKALQSTKA, encoded by the exons ATGGAGAGCCCCGCGAAAGAGGAGACCGGCGGGGAGTTGGCGATGGAGATCGAGTCGTCGGTCACGGCGGAGGACTGGCGCCGCGCGCTCTCCCGCGTTGTGCCATCCGTCGTCGTCCTCCGCACCACCGCGCCGCGCGCCTTTGACACCGAGGTCGCGGGCGCCAGCTACGCCACGGGGTTCGTCGTTGACAAGTCCCGCGGCATCATCCTCACTAACCGCCATGTCGTTAAGCCAG GGCCTGTGGTCACGGAGGCCACGTTCGTGAACAGGGAAGAGATCCCTGTGTACCCCCTGTACAGAGATCCT GTACATGATTTTGGTTTTTTTCGCTATGATCCAGGTGCCATTAAGTTTCTTAAGTATGATGAGATTCCGCTGGCACCTGAAGCAGCATCAGTCGGGCTAGAAATCCGGGTTGTCGGAAATGACAGCGGGGAAAAG GTTTCAATTTTGGCAGGAACACTTGCTCGACTTGATAGAGAAGCACCATACTACAAAAA GGATGGATATAATGATTTCAATACATTTTATATGCAG GCTGCATCTGGTACTAAAGGTGGCTCAAGTGGTTCACCTGTTGTTGATTGCCAAGGAAGGGCTGTTGCCCTGAATGCTGGAAGCAAATCTTCCAGTGCCTCTGCCTTCTTCCTTCCATTAGAACGT GTTGTCAGAGCACTGAATTTGATACATGATAGTTGGGATGCATTTGGTACCAAGCCAGAATCTGTTTATATTCCACGTGGTACACTTCAG GCTACCTTTCAGCACAAAGGATTTGAAGAAACTCGGCGTCTTGGCCTCCGGAATGAAACCGAGCAG ATGGTGCGTGTAGTTTCTCCAGCAGGCGAGACTGGAATGCTGGTTGTTGATTCAGTG GTACCTGAAGGCCCTGCGCATAAACATTTGGAACCTGGTGATGTTCTAGTATGCATCAATGAGGAG GTTGTAACTCAGTTTCTTAGATTGGAGACTTTACTTGATGATAGTGTTGGCAGGGAAATTGATTTGCAGATAGAGAGGGGTGGAGTTCCTTTAACAGTAAAGCTGCAG GTTGAGGATTTGCACTCTATAACTCCAAATCATTTCTTGGAAGTTAGTGGTGCTGTCTTCCATCCACTGTCATATCAGCAG GCTAGAAACTTCCGATTCAAATGTGGTCTCGTATATGTTGCTGAATCAGG GTACATGCTCTCTCGGGCATCTGTTCCACGCCATGCCATTATTAAAAAACTTGCAGGAGAGGATATTGCACATTTAGATGACCTTATTGCAGTTCTTTCAAAATTGTCTAGGGGATCACGAGTGCCTCTAGAATATGTCAAATACACTGACCGTCACCGGAACAAA TCTGTACTGGTGACAATCGATCAACATGAATGGTATGCGCCACCTCAGTTATATACTCGAAATGATGCAACTGGCTTATGGACTGGAAAACCAGCTATATCACCGGAATCTCCATTTTTAGCTCCAGCTCATCATGCTAATCATGTGGACACAAACTCAAACTCTGTTTCATCTTTATCTGAATCTAGTCCTATGGATCTCAAGTGCCAGTATGATTCTGAGAACCTGGCAGACGGATGCATCAAAATGCAAACTGATGATGAAATTGTTGTAGATGGATCTCACTCTAACGAAGATTCTCTTGTTGAGAAAAAAAGGCGACGCGTGGATGAGGAGATAGCTGCTGAGGGAACTTTACCATCTTATGGAGATCTAGAGGATGTAAAAGGTGGTTCTTTGAGGCATCCTTCCAATGCAGAAGGCTCTGAACTTTCTCGAACAATATCAAGTAATGCATCATTGTCAGAACAAGTAATTGAACCAGCCCTTGTAATGTTTGAG GTGCATGTGCCGCCTGTTTGCATGCTTGATGGAGTTCACTCTCAACATTTCTTTGGAACAGGGGTTATAATATATCATTCTGAACGTCTGGGTCTGGTTGCAGTTGATAGGAATACGGTTGCTGTATCTATCTCTGATATAATGCTTTCATTTGCTGCATATCCCATTGAAATACCTGGAGAG GTTGTTTTCCTCCATCCTGTTCACAACTTTGCCCTGGTCGCTTATGATCCTTCTGCACTAGGAGCTGGAGCATCTGTTGTCCGGGCTGCTAAGCTTCTACCAG AACCTGCTTTGCGACGAGGAGATTCTGTCTATCTAGTTGGGCTTAGTAGAAGCTTACAGGCAACATCAAGGAAATCAATTATAACTAATCCTTGCACAGCTGTTAATATTGGGTCAGCTGATTCTCCTCGATACCGTGCAATAAATATGGAGGTCATTGAGCTCGATACTG attttggTAGCACATTTTCGGGCATATTAACTGATGAGCAAGGAAGAGTTCAAGCATTATGGGCTAGCTTTTCTACCCAG TTGAAATATGGTTGCAGCAGCTCAGAGGACCATCAGTTTGTTAGAGGCATACCAATATATGCAATAAGCCAAGTACTTGAGAAGATTATCTCTGGAACTCAAGGACCTTTTAGGCTTATCAACGGAATAAAGAGGCCAATGCCATTTGTCAGACTTTTGGAGGTGGAACTATATCCAACTTTGCTATCCAAGGCAAGAAGTTACGGATTGAGTGATAACTGGGTGCAG GCCCTTGCGAAGAAGGATCCTGTGCGTAGACAAGTCCTGCGGGTGAAAGGTTGTTTGGCTGGATCGAAAGCAGAAAATCTTCTAGAGCAGGGAGATATGATTCTTGCTATCAACAAGGAGCCAATTACATGCTTCCTTGACATTGAGAAGGCTTGCCAAGAGTTGGACCAATCCATTGGGTCAGATGGAGTGCTTAACATGACAATATTCCGTCAG GGAAAAGAAATCGACCTTATTGTTGGAACTGATGTAAGAGATGGCAATGGTACAACCCGAATGGTTAATTGGTGTGGATGCATTATCCAGGATCCTCATTCAGCAGTGCGTGCACTTGGCTTTTTGCCAGAAGAAGGTCATGGTGTTTATGTTGCTAG ATGGTGTCATGGAAGTCCGGTACATAGATATGGCCTCTATGCTCTCCAGTGGATCATCGAAGTTAATGGGCAACCAACAACGGATCTGGAAACCTTTATACAGGTGGTGAAG GGTCTCGAAGATGGTGAATTTGTTAGGGTGAGGACTGTCCATTTGAATGGAAAGCCTCGCGTACTTACTCTAAAACAGGACCTTCACTACTGGCCGACCTGGGAGCTCAGCTTTGAACCAGAAACTGCTACATGGCGGAGGAGAATAATAAAAGCATTGCAATCAACTAAGGCGTGA
- the LOC136477977 gene encoding predicted GPI-anchored protein 58, which translates to MGCYPPLGKIVSKALGKCNGRERWREGRLDFDYALAYPPGPPTEIRYVRPVARTVTFASNNSIYVIPPSPPPPPQPQPQQQSTPEPQQPQTPPRHEPEQHQDTPESQPPRPQTEQPEPPAQTQDAPPQAEPKPPKDPKRGKKKQPGRVRFGPEPPPPQQQQEQAQQEHAQGPGNIEKAPDQWPHGASPAPAPTQGQGYLLRYTPSPLPRWEATPRRHEYFSGEYRSYYPTPVREGIYRIATDANRLTTIFSEENPNACTIV; encoded by the exons ATGGGCTGCTATCCTCCCCTGGGCAAGATCGTGTCTAAAGCGCTCGGAAAATGCAACG GGCGCGAGAGATGGAGGGAAGGGAGGCTGGACTTCGATTACGCCTTGGCCTACCCGCCTGGCCCGCCCACGGAGATCCGCTACGTGCGGCCGGTGGCGCGCACGGTGACCTTCGCCAGCAACAACTCCATCTACGTGATcccaccgtcgccgccgccgccgccgcaaccgCAGCCGCAGCAGCAGAGCACACCAGAGCCCCAGCAGCCCCAAACACCGCCCCGACACGAGCCCGAGCAGCACCAGGATACACCCGAATCCCAACCTCCTCGACCCCAAACCGAGCAACCAGAGCCACCCGCGCAAACGCAAGACGCGCCGCCACAGGCCGAGCCGAAGCCGCCAAAGGACCCGAAACGAGGCAAGAAGAAGCAGCCCGGCCGCGTCCGGTTCGGCCCGGAGCCTCCTCCCCCTCAGCAGCAACAGGAACAAGCACAGCAGGAGCACGCGCAGGGCCCGGGGAACATCGAGAAAGCGCCGGATCAGTGGCCTCACGGTGCGTCCCCCGCGCCAGCGCCCACGCAGGGGCAGGGGTACCTGCTCCGGTACACGCCGTCGCCGCTGCCGAGGTGGGAGGCGACGCCGCGGCGGCACGAGTACTTCTCCGGGGAGTACCGGAGCTACTACCCGACGCCGGTGCGCGAGGGCATCTACCGCATCGCCACTGACGCCAACAGGCTCACCACCATCTTCAGCGAGGAGAATCCCAACGCCTGCACGATCGTCTGA